The Hevea brasiliensis isolate MT/VB/25A 57/8 chromosome 1, ASM3005281v1, whole genome shotgun sequence genome has a window encoding:
- the LOC110667358 gene encoding proteasome subunit beta type-4, which yields MATTMVKENNAGPAQLLGPESASERTLYPYVTGTSVVALKYKDGILMAADMAASYGSTLRYKSVERMKSIGKHSLLGASGEISDFQEILRYLDELILYDNMWDDGNSLGPKEVHSYLTRVMYNRRNKFNPLWNSLVLGGVKNGQKYLGMVSMIGVNFEDNHVATGFGNHLARPILRDEWHENLSFEDGVKLLEKCMRVLLYRDRSAINKLQIAKITEEGVTISQPYALKTFWGFSAFQNPTVGAEGSW from the exons ATGGCCACGACGATGGTGAAGGAGAATAACGCCGGACCCGCTCAGCTTCTGGGCCCCGAATCTGCCTCTGAAAGAACACT GTACCCATACGTCACCGGTACATCTGTGGTGGCTTTGAAGTATAAGGACGGAATTTTGATGGCTGCTGATATGGCAG CATCTTATGGATCCACCTTGCGATACAAGAGTGTGGAGCGAATGAAGTCTATTGGGAAGCATTCTCTTCTTGGTGCCAGTGGAGAAATTAGTGATTTTCAGGAGATCCTACGCTACCTTGATGAGCTCAT CCTGTATGACAATATGTGGGATGATGGCAATTCTTTGGGCCCTAAAGAGGTGCACAGCTATTTGACAAGGGTGATGTATAATAGACGCAACAAATTCAATCCATTGTGGAATTCACTTGTTCTTGGTGGAGTTAAAAATGGACAGAAGTATCTCGGAATG GTCAGTATGAtaggagtaaatttcgaggacaatcATGTAGCAACTGGATTTGGAAATCACCTTGCACGGCCAATACTTCGTGATGAGTGGCATGAGAACCTGAGTTTTGAAGATGGTGTTAAGTTACTGGAGAAATGCATGCGTGTGCTTCTGTATCGCGATAGGTCTGCCATAAACAAGCTTCAG ATAGCTAAAATTACTGAGGAAGGTGTAACAATTTCCCAGCCTTATGCACTGAAGACCTTCTGGGGATTTTCCGCATTCCAGAATCCAACAGTTGGTGCTGAAGGATCATGGTAG